In one Pseudarthrobacter oxydans genomic region, the following are encoded:
- a CDS encoding IclR family transcriptional regulator codes for MSATENAAAPLLVLKKITAILDAFSLVRPELSLAEIRAETGLPHSTVQRLVANMVHEGMLDRRDDQFRVGLRMTHWAAPARQGLDFLELLTPVIRRLRDELGETVCIFRESQGSRVCVALAETRRVLRRAVEVGDIMPLHAGSAGRVLLAWNPDLAEKVYGSGLRSITDQTITDAASLDAAVSKTRADGFAITTGERVSGASGLSVPIFGPQAELYGALTVMGPTMRMPYDVCASWIEPVIAAAAEGTRLIGGSLPSEVEPIS; via the coding sequence ATGAGCGCAACCGAAAACGCCGCCGCCCCGTTGCTGGTGCTGAAGAAGATCACGGCCATCCTTGATGCCTTCTCCCTGGTGCGGCCAGAATTGAGCCTCGCCGAAATACGCGCGGAGACCGGGTTGCCGCACTCCACGGTGCAGCGCCTGGTCGCGAATATGGTGCATGAGGGAATGCTCGATCGGCGTGATGACCAATTCCGGGTCGGGTTGCGTATGACCCACTGGGCGGCGCCCGCCCGGCAGGGCCTGGACTTCCTGGAATTGCTGACACCGGTAATACGGCGATTGCGGGATGAGCTGGGCGAGACGGTCTGCATCTTCAGGGAATCGCAGGGAAGCAGGGTTTGCGTCGCGTTGGCCGAGACCCGACGGGTTCTTCGAAGGGCGGTCGAGGTCGGCGATATCATGCCGCTCCACGCCGGTTCGGCGGGCCGCGTATTGCTCGCCTGGAACCCCGACCTGGCGGAGAAGGTCTACGGGTCAGGGCTCCGGTCCATCACCGACCAGACCATCACGGACGCAGCAAGCCTTGATGCCGCCGTCTCGAAGACTCGTGCGGACGGTTTTGCCATCACTACCGGGGAGCGGGTTTCCGGGGCCAGCGGCTTGTCTGTTCCGATCTTCGGCCCGCAGGCTGAGCTCTACGGTGCACTCACCGTCATGGGGCCCACCATGAGGATGCCTTACGACGTGTGTGCTTCCTGGATAGAGCCGGTCATCGCCGCGGCAGCTGAAGGTACCCGGCTGATCGGCGGAAGTCTTCCCTCCGAGGTGGAGCCCATATCGTGA
- a CDS encoding NosD domain-containing protein, which produces MTDKNSLMMDPSRRRLLGAGAVATLTGALALGAAAPAQAADSTEETNRYDVTSWKIKGRPEVTAQIDIGAVINDIIADVKKRQTTADARPGAVITIPPGDYDLRTQVVVDVSYLTIAGFGHGFFSRSIKDNVDTSGWLELQPGGSHIRVLTPSTAPQAFLVRRAGSPRLSGVVFRDFCLDGVEFPPDGNSYRNGRTGIEVASDNDSFHITGMGFVYLEHALIVRGADALRVHDNMIAECGNCVELTGAGQATIVSNNLMGAGPEGATLLAENHEGLLITGNNLFPRGRSLVELTGCNRCSVTSNRFQGFFPGIMRLINNCKENLITGNHFRRGMEGFPPFLGTSNGLDDLYGVVHIAGDNNFFANNLIAYDVSPDRIVPPNAQPTMILVAGGDSNVVATNHVVSNVETQHVVLDASTVRSKVLDSGPASKVTSYSADTAIRPTP; this is translated from the coding sequence TTGACTGACAAAAATTCGCTGATGATGGACCCGAGCCGACGCAGACTATTAGGCGCTGGCGCTGTTGCCACGCTTACCGGAGCGCTGGCTCTTGGCGCTGCAGCACCGGCGCAGGCCGCGGACAGCACGGAAGAAACAAACAGATACGACGTCACGTCCTGGAAGATCAAGGGCCGGCCCGAGGTGACGGCCCAGATAGACATTGGTGCGGTGATCAATGACATCATCGCGGACGTCAAAAAGCGCCAGACCACGGCAGACGCCCGGCCGGGCGCCGTCATCACCATCCCCCCGGGCGACTACGACCTTCGGACTCAAGTTGTCGTGGACGTCAGCTATCTGACCATTGCAGGCTTTGGCCACGGGTTCTTCTCCCGCAGCATAAAGGACAATGTGGACACGTCCGGCTGGCTCGAACTGCAGCCCGGCGGCAGCCACATCCGTGTCCTTACTCCTTCAACAGCTCCGCAGGCCTTCCTGGTACGTCGGGCGGGGAGCCCCCGCCTGTCCGGAGTTGTTTTCCGCGACTTCTGCCTTGATGGCGTGGAGTTCCCGCCAGACGGCAACAGCTACCGAAACGGCAGAACCGGCATTGAAGTCGCCTCAGACAACGACTCCTTCCACATCACCGGCATGGGTTTTGTGTATCTCGAACACGCACTCATAGTCCGTGGCGCCGACGCCCTGCGTGTCCACGACAACATGATCGCCGAATGCGGCAACTGCGTAGAACTCACCGGCGCCGGACAGGCGACGATCGTCAGCAACAACCTCATGGGGGCCGGGCCGGAGGGGGCCACCCTGCTGGCGGAGAATCACGAAGGTCTTCTCATCACCGGTAACAACCTGTTCCCCCGGGGCAGGAGCCTGGTCGAGCTGACCGGCTGCAACAGATGCTCGGTGACCTCGAACAGGTTCCAGGGTTTCTTCCCCGGCATAATGCGCCTCATTAACAACTGCAAGGAAAACCTGATCACTGGCAACCACTTCCGGCGCGGTATGGAAGGCTTCCCGCCGTTCCTCGGAACATCCAACGGCCTGGACGATCTTTACGGCGTGGTTCACATCGCGGGAGACAACAACTTTTTCGCCAACAACCTCATCGCTTACGACGTCTCGCCCGACAGGATCGTACCGCCGAACGCCCAGCCGACAATGATCCTTGTCGCCGGGGGTGACAGCAACGTAGTGGCCACCAACCATGTTGTGAGCAACGTCGAAACACAGCACGTCGTTTTGGATGCTTCCACAGTCCGATCAAAAGTGCTTGACAGCGGCCCCGCTTCAAAGGTCACTTCCTACAGCGCCGATACAGCCATAAGGCCAACCCCCTAG
- a CDS encoding sugar ABC transporter substrate-binding protein, translating into MSTRKFIGRLAIGGICSAVALAASACGAGGPAPSTGTAGTNTVNVLVEAGGHAELTGVAAQCKKDAGVDVNFVELPYDGMFNRLSSEFSSGNVSFDVAALDSVWLPSFKDALQPIDEIFTDEAKKDIFPALVKEANVDGHFVGLPAWTNAEIILYRKDLFEDAKNKADFQTRYGYELAAPTTWKQYQDISEFFTKDGMYGTDVKGGVETEWLAHVLQAGSPMVLDGDKVVIDNAAHKEALDFYVGLAKYAPSGAAQVDWAAAQNLFNQGQTAMTRFWAHAYRQIPKDSPVAGKVGAAPMIAGSAGVGGVPGPWYLTVPKATKNTEAAKKFVKCSYDYNDRGIESSLGLASRISAFEKYQDKEGYESFKPLIETLNGEATATRPATEKWQQIVDTVLVPMLQKAVAGGDSAALLADAKKQIEDLLK; encoded by the coding sequence ATGTCCACTCGTAAATTCATCGGCAGGCTCGCCATCGGCGGCATCTGCAGCGCCGTCGCACTGGCCGCCTCGGCCTGCGGCGCAGGTGGCCCGGCCCCGTCTACAGGAACTGCCGGAACCAACACCGTCAACGTCCTGGTCGAAGCCGGCGGCCACGCCGAACTGACCGGCGTCGCCGCACAATGCAAGAAGGACGCCGGCGTAGACGTCAACTTCGTTGAACTGCCCTACGACGGCATGTTCAACCGGCTTTCCAGCGAATTCTCCTCCGGCAACGTCTCCTTCGACGTGGCCGCCCTGGACTCCGTGTGGCTGCCCAGCTTCAAGGACGCCCTCCAGCCCATTGACGAGATCTTCACTGACGAGGCGAAAAAGGACATCTTCCCGGCCCTGGTCAAGGAAGCCAACGTCGACGGGCACTTCGTGGGCCTGCCCGCCTGGACCAACGCCGAAATTATCCTGTACCGCAAGGACCTGTTCGAGGACGCCAAGAATAAGGCCGACTTCCAGACAAGGTACGGCTATGAGCTGGCTGCCCCCACCACGTGGAAGCAGTACCAGGACATCTCCGAGTTCTTCACCAAGGACGGCATGTACGGTACGGATGTCAAGGGCGGCGTGGAAACCGAATGGCTGGCCCACGTCCTGCAGGCCGGCTCGCCCATGGTTCTGGACGGCGACAAGGTGGTCATTGACAACGCCGCGCATAAGGAAGCCCTTGACTTCTACGTGGGCCTCGCCAAGTACGCTCCGTCCGGCGCAGCGCAGGTGGACTGGGCTGCAGCCCAGAACCTGTTCAACCAAGGCCAGACCGCCATGACCAGGTTCTGGGCCCACGCCTACCGGCAGATTCCCAAAGACTCCCCGGTGGCGGGCAAGGTGGGCGCAGCCCCCATGATCGCCGGTTCCGCCGGCGTCGGCGGCGTTCCGGGCCCCTGGTACCTCACGGTGCCGAAGGCCACCAAGAACACCGAGGCGGCCAAGAAGTTCGTGAAGTGCTCCTACGACTACAACGACAGGGGCATCGAATCCAGCCTGGGCCTGGCCTCCCGCATCTCCGCGTTCGAGAAGTACCAGGACAAGGAAGGCTACGAGAGCTTCAAGCCGCTGATCGAAACTCTCAACGGTGAAGCCACCGCCACCCGTCCGGCCACCGAGAAGTGGCAGCAGATCGTGGACACCGTCCTGGTTCCCATGCTGCAGAAGGCCGTTGCCGGCGGTGACTCCGCCGCCCTCCTCGCCGACGCCAAGAAGCAGATCGAGGACCTCCTCAAGTAA
- a CDS encoding aconitate hydratase, whose translation MPETLTHKILASHLASGGLTHGADITIAVDQILIEDATGTMTAMQFEMLGMDSVAVPLAVMYVDHNVLQIDEKNMQDHHYLRTFSARYGLRYSPAGHGISHYIHLEKFSRPGQVLVGADSHTSTAGALGMFALGAGGLEVAVAMAGYGFDFVCPAVVGVELTGTLGPNAEGKDVVLELLRRHGVRGGRGKVFEFYGEGVASLSVSARATICNMIIETGAATAIFPSDDQTRAWLRAQRREDQFVPLAADAGAGYDDDEQIDLSSLVPLVALPHSPGNVRPVSELPRTEVVQVCVGSSVNSSYEDLATVAAILKGHTVHPSVQLTVTPGSRQILQTIIASGVYEDLMGAGARMLEPVCGPCVGIGQAPTEGAPSLRTFNRNFPGRSGTAEDSVYLCSPSTAAASALEGAIVDASTVSRGELRPATPPHPEVHDLHIAGVLPLEARRNIEIERGSNLVPPPQPTPLPADLDARVLIAVGDDISTGDMAPDGAIAMSVWSNIAVCARFMFRRLDPGFHDRALEWGGGIIAGGENYGQGSSREHAALIPLYLGVRVVAARSYARIHRRNLIAAGIVPLILPSDAQSSTGQRWVIEGLADALADGRRSVTARVDGGTELTLGLDFSPAERAVLTAGGLLAQVRTGGRSMLAGDAVVQDNAAVVSQSRSPR comes from the coding sequence ATGCCCGAGACACTGACCCACAAAATCCTGGCCAGCCATCTCGCGTCCGGCGGCCTGACTCACGGCGCCGACATCACCATCGCCGTTGACCAGATCCTCATCGAGGACGCAACCGGAACCATGACCGCCATGCAGTTCGAAATGCTCGGCATGGACTCCGTCGCCGTGCCGCTGGCGGTCATGTACGTCGATCACAACGTCCTGCAGATCGATGAAAAGAACATGCAGGACCACCACTACCTCCGCACCTTCTCCGCCCGCTACGGGCTGCGCTACTCCCCCGCCGGGCACGGCATCTCCCACTACATCCACCTTGAGAAATTCTCCAGGCCGGGCCAGGTCCTGGTGGGCGCGGACTCCCACACCTCAACGGCGGGTGCCCTCGGCATGTTCGCCCTCGGCGCCGGCGGGCTGGAGGTCGCCGTGGCGATGGCGGGCTACGGGTTCGACTTTGTGTGCCCCGCCGTCGTGGGGGTGGAACTGACGGGCACGCTCGGACCCAATGCCGAAGGGAAGGACGTGGTGCTGGAGCTGCTGCGCCGCCATGGCGTGCGGGGCGGCCGCGGGAAGGTGTTCGAGTTCTACGGGGAGGGTGTGGCTTCCCTGTCAGTCTCGGCGCGCGCGACCATCTGCAACATGATCATCGAAACAGGTGCCGCCACAGCCATCTTTCCCTCCGATGACCAGACCCGCGCGTGGCTCCGGGCCCAGCGCCGCGAGGATCAGTTCGTCCCCCTGGCGGCCGACGCCGGCGCAGGCTACGACGACGACGAGCAGATTGATCTATCAAGCCTCGTTCCGCTCGTGGCGCTGCCCCACTCACCAGGCAACGTCCGTCCCGTGTCCGAACTGCCGCGCACTGAGGTGGTCCAGGTCTGCGTGGGTTCCTCTGTGAACAGTTCGTACGAGGACCTGGCCACTGTGGCTGCCATCCTCAAGGGACATACCGTCCATCCGTCCGTCCAGCTCACGGTGACGCCGGGATCACGCCAGATCCTGCAGACGATCATCGCCTCCGGCGTCTATGAGGATCTTATGGGGGCCGGGGCGCGGATGCTCGAGCCGGTATGCGGCCCCTGCGTGGGCATCGGGCAGGCACCCACGGAGGGTGCGCCGTCGTTGCGCACGTTCAACCGCAACTTCCCGGGCCGCAGCGGTACAGCCGAGGACTCCGTGTACCTGTGTTCGCCGTCGACCGCTGCTGCCAGCGCGCTGGAAGGCGCCATCGTCGACGCCTCCACCGTCAGCCGCGGCGAGCTCCGCCCTGCCACTCCTCCGCATCCGGAAGTCCATGACCTGCATATTGCCGGTGTCCTGCCCCTTGAGGCACGTCGCAACATCGAGATCGAGCGGGGCAGCAACCTCGTCCCGCCGCCACAGCCCACACCGCTGCCGGCTGACCTGGACGCCCGGGTGCTGATCGCCGTCGGTGATGACATCTCCACTGGTGACATGGCTCCCGACGGCGCCATCGCCATGTCTGTATGGTCCAACATCGCCGTCTGCGCGCGCTTCATGTTCCGCCGCCTGGACCCCGGTTTTCACGATCGCGCCCTCGAATGGGGCGGCGGAATCATTGCGGGCGGGGAAAACTACGGGCAGGGTTCGTCGCGGGAGCATGCCGCCCTGATCCCGTTGTACTTGGGGGTCCGGGTGGTCGCTGCCCGCAGCTACGCGCGGATCCATCGCCGCAACCTCATCGCCGCCGGCATCGTGCCGCTGATCTTGCCCTCCGACGCGCAAAGCTCAACCGGGCAGCGGTGGGTCATCGAAGGGCTTGCTGACGCCCTGGCCGATGGTCGCCGCTCCGTCACTGCCCGAGTGGACGGAGGCACCGAGTTGACGCTCGGGCTCGACTTCTCGCCGGCCGAACGTGCCGTCCTCACTGCCGGCGGCCTGCTGGCCCAGGTGCGGACCGGCGGGCGCTCCATGCTGGCCGGCGACGCCGTCGTACAGGACAACGCGGCAGTCGTTTCGCAGAGCCGATCTCCACGGTGA
- a CDS encoding ABC transporter permease encodes MVERPRRKRGEASNFSIRMGQLALAVIVLGAWELLGRVGVIDPFFFPLPSDILMTVWVWISSGFVFPHLWITLQESILAFLTGAAAGLVLGFLLARVRFLERLLDPFLQMFNALPRVVLAPIFLLWFGLGIWSKVAFGFTLVFFIVFFNTLEGVKSVDRVLVDNARMLGASEKQLLRHVFIPSALTWIFSSLHISVGFAITGAVVGEYLGASAGVGYAIAQAQGVFDTKGVFAGMFILMFVVLIIDLLVNRLERHLLRWRPARSS; translated from the coding sequence ATGGTTGAGCGCCCCCGGCGCAAACGGGGTGAAGCGTCCAACTTCTCCATCCGGATGGGACAACTGGCCCTCGCCGTCATTGTCCTCGGCGCGTGGGAATTGTTGGGACGCGTTGGCGTTATCGACCCATTCTTCTTCCCCCTCCCCTCCGACATCCTGATGACGGTATGGGTCTGGATCTCCAGCGGCTTCGTCTTCCCGCACCTGTGGATCACCCTGCAGGAATCGATCCTCGCCTTCCTGACGGGCGCGGCGGCCGGCCTGGTCCTGGGCTTCCTCCTGGCGAGGGTCCGTTTCCTGGAGCGGCTCCTGGACCCGTTCCTGCAGATGTTCAATGCCCTTCCCCGCGTGGTGCTGGCCCCGATCTTCCTGCTGTGGTTCGGCCTGGGGATCTGGTCAAAGGTCGCCTTCGGTTTCACCTTGGTGTTCTTCATCGTCTTCTTCAACACCCTCGAGGGCGTCAAGAGCGTGGACCGGGTCCTCGTGGACAACGCACGCATGCTGGGGGCGTCGGAGAAGCAGCTCCTCCGCCACGTCTTCATCCCCAGCGCCCTGACCTGGATCTTCTCCAGCCTGCATATCAGCGTAGGTTTTGCCATCACCGGCGCAGTGGTGGGTGAATACCTCGGAGCTTCCGCCGGTGTGGGCTACGCCATAGCCCAGGCCCAGGGTGTCTTCGATACCAAGGGAGTCTTCGCCGGCATGTTCATCCTGATGTTCGTGGTCCTGATCATCGACCTCCTCGTCAACCGCCTCGAACGGCACCTCCTCAGGTGGCGCCCGGCCCGGTCCTCGTAA
- a CDS encoding CaiB/BaiF CoA-transferase family protein yields the protein MKVVETGTAKLGKDAEDGAGHGIAEETPPAVAGRPKIAGDGAGPLSGVRVLELGSLIAGPFAGRQMADFGAEVIKVESPNRPDPMREWGRARVNDHTLWWSVQSRGKKCVTMDLKAPRGRELFLELCKDADVILENFRPGTMEKLGLGPEELWKINPGLIIARVSGYGQTGPEASKPGYASVAEARSGLRHLNGYPDQPPPRTGISLGDSLGSLYALQGILLALYWRDARGGTGQVVDVSLVEACFSLLESAVPDYAATGIVPGPSGSGLKGIAPSNIFRSSDGKWVVIAANQDSVFVRLATAMGMPGLAEDPKYRDHAQRGRNQEELESIIADWAVHYSAGELVSLLDKHAVPNSTVSTVEDIFEDPQLKARDMLVEVADDELGAVVQPGIVPKLTRSAGRISWNGPLVHGSHNADVYQGLLNLTEEEFQNARSEGAI from the coding sequence ATGAAGGTTGTCGAAACCGGCACAGCGAAGCTTGGCAAGGACGCAGAGGACGGGGCCGGCCACGGGATCGCTGAAGAAACGCCACCAGCCGTCGCAGGCAGGCCCAAAATCGCGGGCGATGGTGCGGGTCCTCTGTCCGGCGTGCGCGTCCTCGAACTGGGATCCCTGATCGCCGGCCCTTTCGCGGGACGGCAGATGGCAGACTTCGGTGCCGAAGTCATCAAGGTCGAATCCCCAAACAGGCCGGATCCCATGCGCGAATGGGGCCGCGCGCGCGTTAATGACCACACCCTGTGGTGGTCGGTGCAGTCCCGCGGCAAAAAGTGCGTCACTATGGACCTGAAAGCCCCCCGCGGCCGGGAGCTCTTTCTTGAGCTCTGCAAGGACGCCGACGTCATCCTCGAGAACTTCCGCCCGGGCACTATGGAAAAGCTTGGCCTCGGCCCTGAAGAGCTGTGGAAGATCAATCCCGGCCTCATCATCGCCCGGGTCTCGGGATACGGACAGACTGGTCCGGAAGCATCAAAGCCGGGTTATGCCTCCGTCGCCGAAGCGCGGAGCGGATTGCGGCACCTGAACGGCTATCCCGACCAGCCGCCACCCCGCACAGGTATTTCACTGGGGGACAGCCTCGGCTCGCTGTATGCCCTGCAGGGGATCCTGCTGGCGTTGTACTGGCGGGATGCCCGCGGGGGGACCGGCCAGGTGGTCGATGTGTCGCTCGTTGAGGCGTGCTTTTCACTACTGGAGAGCGCGGTGCCGGACTACGCCGCCACCGGTATTGTTCCCGGACCCAGCGGCTCGGGACTGAAGGGGATCGCGCCGTCGAACATCTTCCGCTCCAGCGACGGCAAGTGGGTTGTCATAGCGGCCAACCAGGATTCGGTCTTCGTGCGCCTGGCCACAGCGATGGGCATGCCCGGGCTCGCGGAGGACCCGAAATACCGTGATCATGCGCAGCGGGGCCGCAACCAGGAGGAGCTTGAAAGCATCATCGCCGATTGGGCGGTGCACTACTCCGCCGGCGAGCTGGTCAGCCTGCTCGATAAACACGCTGTTCCGAACAGCACCGTGAGTACCGTTGAAGATATCTTCGAGGATCCGCAGCTCAAAGCCAGGGACATGCTCGTGGAAGTGGCTGACGACGAGCTGGGCGCCGTGGTCCAGCCGGGAATCGTTCCCAAGCTCACGCGCTCCGCCGGCCGGATTAGCTGGAACGGGCCTTTGGTGCATGGATCCCACAATGCCGATGTGTACCAGGGCCTCCTGAACCTCACCGAAGAAGAGTTTCAGAATGCACGTAGCGAAGGAGCAATCTGA
- a CDS encoding hydroxymethylglutaryl-CoA lyase encodes MAFAHGTRPVSIVDVSPRDGLQNEKTPVSTEDKVRLIEELIRMGARRIEAVSFVNPKAVPQMADADAVMASVPRTDAVSYIGLVLNTRGALRAVDAGVDEMNYVLPVTDAFASANQNTTVAAALRALEEVSDIAAAASIPLSVTAAVAFGCPYQGDVPIEQTLEVVRSAIGRANLAEVALADTIGCAVPWQVGETFATLRQETDLQLRAHLHETRHTALANTYAAMASGVDVFDSSVGGLGGCPFAPGAAGNISTEDLAWMLGRAGFPTGIDVHKATELGRWICGLVGTNPRSGLAGAGVFPAAA; translated from the coding sequence ATGGCGTTTGCCCACGGAACCAGGCCGGTCTCGATCGTGGACGTCAGCCCGCGCGACGGGCTGCAGAACGAGAAGACCCCCGTGAGCACGGAAGATAAGGTCCGGCTCATCGAAGAGCTGATCCGGATGGGTGCGCGGCGGATCGAAGCCGTCAGCTTTGTGAATCCCAAAGCCGTACCCCAGATGGCTGATGCCGACGCCGTGATGGCGTCGGTCCCGCGCACCGACGCCGTGAGCTATATCGGCCTGGTGCTGAACACCAGGGGTGCCCTCCGGGCTGTCGATGCCGGGGTGGACGAGATGAACTATGTACTGCCGGTGACCGACGCATTCGCCTCAGCCAACCAGAACACCACAGTTGCTGCAGCGCTTAGGGCTCTGGAGGAAGTGTCGGACATCGCTGCCGCCGCATCCATTCCACTCAGCGTCACCGCAGCTGTCGCTTTTGGCTGCCCCTACCAGGGAGACGTCCCGATCGAGCAGACCCTCGAGGTCGTCCGCAGTGCAATTGGCCGCGCGAACCTGGCTGAAGTGGCGTTGGCCGACACGATTGGTTGCGCCGTGCCGTGGCAGGTGGGCGAGACTTTCGCCACGCTGCGCCAGGAAACCGACCTGCAGTTGAGGGCCCACCTTCACGAGACCCGCCACACTGCGCTGGCCAATACTTATGCGGCGATGGCGTCGGGTGTCGATGTGTTCGACAGTAGCGTCGGTGGTCTCGGAGGATGCCCCTTCGCTCCCGGCGCGGCCGGAAATATCTCCACGGAGGATCTCGCGTGGATGCTCGGGCGTGCAGGCTTCCCGACAGGCATCGACGTGCACAAAGCAACGGAACTGGGCCGCTGGATTTGCGGCCTCGTCGGTACCAATCCGCGTTCCGGACTGGCAGGGGCAGGAGTGTTCCCGGCGGCAGCGTAA
- a CDS encoding ABC transporter ATP-binding protein, producing MTQPSQPESSNFAVELNGCTKEFATPGGGSYFAVRDIDLKVEPGRFVSIVGPTGSGKSTILNMAAGLLNPSSGTVHSFGEPVYGVNRRASYMFQQDALLPWKSVIDNVSLGLTMAGVSKAEAYDESRRWLEKVGLKNFADRYPHQLSGGMRKRTAVAQAWIVNPDILLMDEPFSALDVQTRQIMENELLQLWQESDKAVVFITHDLDEAIALSDEVVILGAGPGSTVVGSYEIDIPRPRDLLDIRDDPKFVELHREIWGRLKVEVSKTYESAREEEESDAA from the coding sequence ATGACGCAGCCCTCACAGCCTGAATCATCGAATTTTGCGGTTGAGCTCAACGGATGCACCAAGGAGTTTGCAACTCCCGGCGGTGGATCGTACTTCGCTGTCCGGGACATCGACCTCAAGGTGGAGCCCGGACGGTTTGTCTCCATCGTTGGGCCGACGGGATCGGGTAAGTCCACGATCCTCAACATGGCAGCGGGACTCCTGAATCCTTCCTCGGGCACTGTCCACAGCTTCGGTGAGCCCGTATATGGGGTGAACCGCCGCGCCTCCTACATGTTCCAGCAGGACGCCCTGCTGCCTTGGAAGTCGGTCATCGACAACGTCAGCCTCGGGCTCACCATGGCCGGGGTCTCCAAGGCCGAGGCCTACGACGAGTCACGCCGCTGGCTCGAGAAGGTGGGATTGAAGAACTTCGCTGACCGGTACCCCCACCAGCTCTCCGGCGGCATGCGCAAGCGCACCGCAGTCGCCCAGGCCTGGATCGTCAACCCCGACATCCTGCTGATGGACGAGCCTTTCTCCGCACTCGACGTACAGACCCGTCAGATCATGGAGAACGAACTCCTCCAGCTCTGGCAGGAATCGGACAAGGCCGTCGTGTTCATCACCCACGACCTGGATGAGGCAATTGCCCTGTCCGACGAGGTGGTCATCCTCGGGGCCGGGCCGGGAAGCACCGTCGTCGGCAGCTACGAGATCGACATCCCCCGCCCCCGTGACCTCCTGGACATCCGGGACGATCCCAAGTTCGTCGAGCTCCACAGAGAAATCTGGGGGCGCCTCAAGGTTGAGGTATCCAAGACCTACGAATCAGCGCGGGAAGAGGAAGAGAGCGACGCAGCATGA
- a CDS encoding ABC transporter substrate-binding protein, whose product MTQKETRRRRLFRPLTLLASVALALSACGAPSAAPPGQGGTGAAGGGEGTKVIIGVGGQTLLTYLPTTLAQELGYYKEEGLNVELQDLQGGSKALTAMVGGSTNVTSGYYEHTIQMQAKNQPIKAFVDMGESSGLALIVAPKNEGQIKSIADLKGKNVGVTSPGSSTDMFVKFLLAKNGMQQADAAVSAIGAGSSAVAAVEQNQVDAAVMLEPDISVLAKRIGHDPVLLEDVRTVEGLKEVFDTDSWPSSSLYAKTEWLDKNKETAGKLAKAIKRTLEFIDGHSGEEIAAKMPEKFAGGDKQLYAKVIEDLKKTLSKDGSFTEDGVQAVLKTQRVANPEVGDKDIKLADTYTNEFLK is encoded by the coding sequence ATGACCCAGAAAGAAACCCGGCGCCGTAGGCTCTTCCGCCCCCTGACCCTGCTTGCCTCCGTTGCCCTGGCTCTCTCCGCCTGCGGCGCCCCTTCGGCTGCACCTCCCGGCCAGGGCGGGACCGGTGCTGCCGGCGGCGGGGAAGGCACCAAGGTGATCATCGGCGTCGGCGGCCAGACTCTCCTGACCTACCTTCCCACCACGCTGGCCCAGGAACTGGGCTACTACAAGGAAGAGGGCCTGAACGTCGAACTCCAGGACCTGCAGGGCGGCTCGAAAGCGCTCACTGCGATGGTGGGCGGCAGCACAAATGTCACCAGCGGATACTACGAGCACACCATCCAGATGCAGGCCAAGAACCAGCCCATCAAGGCGTTCGTCGACATGGGCGAGTCGTCGGGGCTTGCCCTCATCGTGGCGCCCAAGAATGAGGGCCAGATCAAGTCCATTGCGGACCTCAAGGGCAAGAACGTCGGAGTGACCTCACCGGGGTCCTCCACCGACATGTTCGTAAAGTTCCTGCTGGCCAAGAATGGCATGCAGCAGGCGGATGCCGCAGTTTCAGCGATCGGCGCCGGGTCCTCTGCCGTTGCCGCCGTGGAGCAGAACCAGGTGGACGCCGCAGTGATGCTCGAACCTGACATCTCCGTACTCGCAAAGCGGATAGGCCACGATCCGGTGCTGCTGGAAGACGTCCGGACCGTGGAGGGTCTGAAGGAAGTATTCGACACCGACTCCTGGCCGTCCTCCTCCCTCTACGCCAAGACTGAATGGCTGGACAAGAACAAGGAAACCGCAGGCAAGCTCGCCAAGGCGATCAAGCGCACCCTCGAATTCATCGACGGCCACTCCGGCGAGGAGATTGCCGCGAAAATGCCTGAGAAGTTCGCCGGCGGAGACAAGCAGCTCTACGCCAAGGTCATTGAGGACCTGAAGAAGACGCTCAGCAAGGACGGATCCTTTACCGAGGACGGCGTTCAGGCGGTCCTGAAGACACAGCGGGTGGCCAACCCGGAGGTCGGGGATAAGGACATCAAGCTGGCGGACACCTACACGAACGAATTCCTGAAGTAG